One window of Deinococcus cellulosilyticus NBRC 106333 = KACC 11606 genomic DNA carries:
- a CDS encoding SRPBCC family protein — protein MPNPRILRYDGWEMAKIEAAERIKAMSAPQKVYEAFMDFENYSQWWPAGWEFTLIKGGNVGAEVMLVRGRLRLMLTVVDVRPGREIQLLVEGDLHGRATIKFEYQGGQTEINYQMSLQPRSMSLMIFSNVVPYGKGIEKTIRQAVEKLNQQLPARS, from the coding sequence ATGCCCAACCCACGAATTCTGCGCTACGATGGTTGGGAAATGGCGAAAATCGAAGCAGCAGAACGCATCAAAGCAATGTCTGCGCCTCAGAAGGTCTATGAGGCGTTCATGGATTTTGAGAATTACAGCCAGTGGTGGCCTGCAGGATGGGAGTTCACCCTGATCAAGGGGGGGAACGTCGGGGCAGAGGTGATGCTGGTGCGGGGCCGCCTGCGCCTGATGCTCACGGTGGTGGATGTGCGTCCCGGTCGGGAGATTCAGCTTCTGGTTGAGGGGGACCTGCATGGTCGGGCCACCATCAAGTTTGAGTACCAGGGGGGCCAGACCGAGATCAATTACCAGATGAGCCTGCAACCCCGTTCCATGAGTCTGATGATCTTCTCGAATGTCGTTCCATATGGCAAGGGCATTGAGAAGACGATCCGGCAGGCTGTGGAGAAATTGAACCAGCAGCTGCCTGCCCGGTCCTGA
- a CDS encoding DinB family protein, whose amino-acid sequence MDTQYPVGPLSIPDSISHERFEQYLQLMRDFPKELHDLVCPLTEQDLHRQYREGSFTVRQLAFHIADAHDQGFNRFRFGLTLDAPTIQPFPQELWAGLQDYNLPVEIAVNHFTAVNERWLHILKHLAIPEMEREFIHPDEGRQAIWKLVSKHEWHVRHHIAHIRLALKQS is encoded by the coding sequence ATGGACACTCAATATCCTGTTGGCCCATTATCCATTCCCGATTCCATCTCCCACGAGCGCTTCGAGCAGTATTTGCAGCTGATGCGGGATTTCCCGAAGGAACTCCACGATCTGGTGTGCCCCCTCACCGAGCAGGACCTGCACAGGCAGTACCGGGAGGGCTCTTTTACCGTTCGGCAACTGGCTTTTCACATTGCAGACGCCCATGACCAGGGATTCAACCGTTTCCGTTTTGGCCTGACCCTGGATGCCCCCACCATTCAGCCTTTTCCACAGGAACTGTGGGCCGGGTTGCAGGACTACAACCTGCCTGTGGAGATTGCGGTCAACCACTTCACAGCCGTGAATGAACGCTGGCTGCACATCCTCAAGCACCTCGCCATTCCCGAGATGGAGCGTGAATTCATCCACCCGGATGAGGGCAGGCAGGCCATCTGGAAACTGGTGAGCAAGCACGAGTGGCATGTGCGCCACCACATCGCCCACATCCGTCTGGCCCTCAAACAGAGTTAA
- a CDS encoding GGDEF domain-containing protein, with protein sequence MRHLHVDLDRQFEQLELQLMRATLGIAALGSTAAYWVSISQYSWLYHVTLPFLLLAWLILSVVVWQAPKTYPIIKHIYLGTTVLYLLICLNGFFEQSTAQPLFLAFSLWFPVQYMVIYVLYPSHLAHRFALGLLVLSLFSLVVHLGVLSRIDPSQMAWLIHFYVASVVTIMMSRYVILIKDKYVLAYREANSDALTGLYNRRYLEDQLNEVVSYAVRYDKTVSVLLLDLDHFKQINDLFGHATGDIILKGFAEVLHLHLPKNAIAGRWGGEEFLVILPEMDLHRAWQVAEYIHVVMRSIKFKKVGSVTISVGVSELAPLDSIQTLIQRADQALYQAKGAGRNKTMPQLHDIQRSALYPSTKPAKTLN encoded by the coding sequence ATGCGCCACCTCCATGTGGATCTAGACCGACAATTTGAACAGCTGGAACTTCAGCTGATGCGGGCCACTTTAGGCATTGCTGCGCTGGGAAGCACAGCAGCCTACTGGGTGTCCATCTCCCAGTACTCCTGGCTGTACCATGTGACCCTGCCTTTTTTGCTGCTGGCCTGGCTGATCCTGTCGGTGGTGGTGTGGCAGGCTCCGAAAACCTACCCGATCATCAAGCACATCTACCTGGGCACCACAGTGCTTTATCTGCTGATCTGCCTGAATGGCTTTTTCGAACAGAGCACCGCGCAACCCCTGTTCCTGGCGTTCAGCCTCTGGTTTCCGGTGCAGTACATGGTGATTTATGTGCTGTATCCCAGCCATCTGGCCCACCGTTTTGCACTGGGACTGCTGGTGCTGAGCCTGTTCAGCCTGGTGGTTCACCTGGGGGTGCTTTCCAGAATTGATCCCAGCCAGATGGCGTGGCTGATTCACTTCTATGTGGCGTCTGTGGTGACCATCATGATGTCCCGCTACGTGATCCTGATCAAGGACAAGTACGTGCTGGCCTACCGGGAAGCCAACAGTGATGCCCTCACAGGCCTCTACAACCGCCGTTATCTGGAAGACCAGCTCAATGAGGTGGTCAGTTACGCCGTGCGTTACGACAAGACGGTTTCGGTGCTGTTGCTGGACCTGGATCACTTCAAGCAGATCAATGACCTGTTCGGGCATGCCACGGGAGACATCATCCTCAAAGGTTTTGCAGAGGTGCTGCACCTCCACCTGCCCAAAAACGCCATTGCAGGTCGCTGGGGCGGAGAGGAATTTCTGGTGATCCTCCCCGAAATGGACCTGCACCGGGCCTGGCAGGTGGCCGAGTACATCCATGTGGTGATGCGCTCCATCAAGTTCAAGAAGGTGGGCAGCGTGACCATCAGCGTGGGGGTGTCGGAACTCGCTCCCCTGGACTCCATCCAGACCCTGATTCAGCGGGCAGATCAGGCCCTCTATCAGGCGAAGGGGGCAGGCCGCAACAAGACCATGCCTCAACTCCACGACATCCAGCGCAGTGCCCTTTACCCCAGCACCAAACCTGCCAAAACCCTGAACTGA
- a CDS encoding tyrosine-protein phosphatase translates to MTRENTLNIDGLKNARHLGNLQTLDGKTTRDTLIRSDNLTRLTEAGKTSLLESGISLILDVRAPHELKVDAPPFKDHPAVKYLNLPLADDANEAARMASMQARSMKDVYQVMVTHFKTEIGRAMKAIADAPEGKVLVHCHAGKDRTGIVIALALSLVGVPDEVIAADYALTDENMAEIYQEMLEREPDPRKQAFMKAFMVSPPEAMLGLLDHLRTEYGGTAEYLQACGLTDEDLDRIRGRLVG, encoded by the coding sequence ATGACCCGTGAAAACACCCTGAATATTGATGGCCTGAAAAATGCACGACACCTTGGCAACCTGCAGACCCTGGATGGCAAAACCACCCGTGACACCCTGATCCGTTCCGACAACCTCACCCGCCTGACCGAGGCAGGGAAGACCAGCCTTCTTGAATCAGGCATTTCCCTGATTCTGGATGTGCGTGCTCCCCATGAACTCAAGGTGGATGCTCCTCCTTTCAAAGACCACCCTGCAGTCAAATACCTGAACCTCCCTCTGGCCGATGATGCCAACGAGGCGGCACGCATGGCTTCCATGCAGGCCAGAAGCATGAAAGACGTGTATCAGGTGATGGTCACCCACTTCAAGACAGAAATCGGCAGGGCCATGAAAGCCATTGCAGATGCTCCTGAGGGCAAAGTGCTGGTGCACTGTCATGCAGGCAAGGACCGCACAGGCATTGTCATTGCTCTGGCCCTCAGTCTGGTGGGTGTCCCTGATGAGGTGATTGCAGCAGATTACGCCCTCACCGACGAAAACATGGCCGAAATCTATCAGGAGATGCTGGAACGCGAACCCGACCCCCGCAAACAGGCCTTCATGAAAGCCTTCATGGTGAGTCCTCCAGAAGCCATGCTGGGCCTGCTGGACCACCTGCGCACAGAATATGGTGGCACGGCTGAATACCTGCAGGCCTGCGGTCTGACAGATGAGGATCTGGACCGGATCAGGGGGCGTCTGGTGGGGTGA
- a CDS encoding endonuclease/exonuclease/phosphatase family protein yields MRLIFGLFLNALPMLVLWYLHQTRAETHWLFTLLASVPQHVFIVPTVFVIFWSLFKRRWKLLFLQTSPVLVWLFLLMGLQLHQPVSVPPSSLRVMTWNVHGGLAGMEPILNTVKQVKPDLLCLQEARTTGPRLFSLLQQQEGGWEMAQLGELILLSRFPVVQKRRLEFPSSRHTELEATVQIQNAAVRIITVHFDRHRLGPTAWDQRMGRTLHERAHRVSSIRQEGVNVLLESYSKARQQNQHFLACGDFNMPPLGPLYRQLGSHLKDAFAHSGMGFGHTWNASFKVLRIDHIWTSPDITLFRTWVEESTGSDHLPVVTDFQL; encoded by the coding sequence ATGCGCCTGATTTTCGGTTTGTTTCTGAATGCCCTCCCCATGCTGGTTCTGTGGTACCTGCACCAGACCCGTGCAGAGACCCACTGGCTTTTCACCTTGCTGGCCTCGGTGCCCCAGCATGTTTTTATCGTTCCTACCGTCTTTGTGATCTTTTGGAGTCTGTTCAAAAGACGCTGGAAATTGCTGTTTTTGCAGACCTCGCCTGTGCTGGTCTGGCTGTTTCTGCTCATGGGGTTGCAATTGCACCAGCCCGTTTCTGTGCCCCCTTCCAGCCTCAGGGTGATGACCTGGAATGTGCATGGAGGGCTGGCAGGCATGGAACCCATCCTGAACACGGTGAAACAGGTGAAGCCCGACCTTCTGTGCTTGCAGGAAGCCAGAACCACAGGCCCTCGACTGTTCTCTCTGCTCCAGCAGCAAGAAGGTGGCTGGGAAATGGCACAACTGGGAGAGTTGATCCTCCTCAGCCGCTTCCCGGTGGTTCAGAAGCGCAGACTGGAATTTCCCAGTTCAAGACACACAGAGCTTGAAGCCACGGTTCAGATTCAGAACGCCGCTGTACGCATCATCACGGTCCATTTTGACAGGCACCGCCTTGGACCCACAGCCTGGGACCAGAGAATGGGCCGCACCCTGCATGAACGTGCCCACAGGGTCAGCAGCATCCGACAGGAAGGCGTCAATGTGCTGCTGGAATCCTACAGCAAAGCCAGACAGCAAAACCAGCATTTTCTTGCCTGCGGAGATTTCAACATGCCTCCCCTCGGGCCCCTGTACCGACAACTGGGAAGCCACCTGAAGGATGCTTTTGCACACTCGGGGATGGGTTTCGGACACACCTGGAATGCTTCTTTCAAAGTGCTCAGGATCGACCACATCTGGACCTCACCGGACATCACCCTCTTCAGAACCTGGGTGGAGGAGAGCACTGGATCAGACCATCTGCCTGTGGTGACCGATTTTCAGCTGTGA
- the rlmB gene encoding 23S rRNA (guanosine(2251)-2'-O)-methyltransferase RlmB, with protein MLIYGRNPVFEALRNGEVLEVLVAKGIEPRVVRELEEYNIPLKFMPRIELDQMVGSTQHQGLIAEVADLHFSDVDDIFDLAEEKGEQVLMVLLDGITDPRNFGAIIRSAEVLGAHGVVVEERRSAPLSAVVAKTAAGATAYLPIAQVKNMARFIDQLKEHGVWVYGAAGEARMGVAQVDYARPLALVIGSEGDGMRRLVREKCDELISIPIQGKIQSLNASVAASILIYQAVQSRSK; from the coding sequence ATGCTGATTTATGGAAGAAACCCGGTCTTTGAAGCCCTGCGCAACGGTGAGGTGCTTGAAGTGCTGGTCGCAAAAGGCATTGAGCCGCGCGTGGTGCGTGAGCTGGAAGAATACAACATCCCCCTGAAGTTCATGCCTCGCATTGAACTCGACCAGATGGTGGGGTCCACCCAGCACCAGGGCCTGATTGCGGAAGTGGCAGACCTGCATTTCAGTGATGTGGACGACATCTTCGATCTGGCTGAAGAAAAAGGCGAGCAGGTCCTGATGGTCCTGCTGGATGGCATCACCGATCCCAGAAATTTCGGGGCGATCATCCGCAGTGCAGAAGTGCTCGGAGCGCACGGTGTGGTGGTGGAAGAACGACGCAGTGCTCCTCTATCTGCTGTGGTTGCCAAAACCGCTGCAGGGGCCACAGCGTACCTGCCCATTGCCCAGGTGAAGAACATGGCCCGCTTCATTGATCAACTCAAAGAACATGGGGTATGGGTTTACGGTGCTGCCGGGGAAGCCCGCATGGGTGTCGCTCAGGTGGATTATGCCCGCCCCCTCGCCCTGGTGATCGGTTCTGAAGGGGACGGCATGCGCAGGCTGGTCCGCGAGAAGTGCGATGAGCTGATCTCCATCCCGATTCAGGGCAAAATCCAGAGCCTGAATGCCAGTGTGGCTGCCAGCATCCTGATCTATCAGGCTGTGCAATCCCGCTCAAAGTAA
- the groES gene encoding co-chaperone GroES — protein sequence MLKPYGDRVVIELVQEAPQTRGGIVLPDSAKEKPVRGKVVAVGSGKVLDNGTRVPVEVKEGDVVVFAKYGGTTIEIEGTEYTILNERDILAVVE from the coding sequence ATGCTGAAACCCTATGGTGATCGTGTCGTAATCGAGCTTGTGCAGGAAGCCCCCCAGACCCGTGGTGGCATCGTTCTCCCCGACAGCGCAAAAGAAAAGCCTGTTCGTGGCAAAGTGGTTGCTGTGGGCAGCGGTAAAGTGCTTGACAACGGCACCCGTGTTCCTGTGGAAGTCAAAGAAGGCGACGTTGTGGTCTTCGCCAAGTACGGTGGCACCACCATCGAAATCGAAGGCACCGAATACACCATCCTCAACGAGCGCGACATCCTCGCCGTTGTTGAGTGA
- the groL gene encoding chaperonin GroEL (60 kDa chaperone family; promotes refolding of misfolded polypeptides especially under stressful conditions; forms two stacked rings of heptamers to form a barrel-shaped 14mer; ends can be capped by GroES; misfolded proteins enter the barrel where they are refolded when GroES binds) gives MPKQLIFDEQARRSLERGVNAVANAVKVTLGPRGRNVVIEKKFGSPTITKDGVTVAKEVELEDKLENIGAQLLKEVASKTNDITGDGTTTATVLGQAIIKEGLRNVVAGANPLALKRGIEKAVAAAVEEIQRLAVPVEDSKAIQEVAGISANDPEIGKEIADAMDRVGKEGVITVEESRGLATEVDVVEGMQFDKGYISPYFVTSPDSMEAVLEEAFILINEKKISALKDLLPVLERVAQTGRPLLIISEDLEGEALATLVLNKLRGTLNIAAVKAPGFGDRRKEMLKDIAAVTGGVVISEELGYKLDNTTLDMLGRAKRIRISKDNTTIIDGYGQQVEIDARVNAIKAELDSTDSDYAREKLQERLAKLAGGVAVIRVGAATETELKEKKHRYEDALSTARSAVEEGIVSGGGTTLLRVIPAVRQLADNLEGDEATGARILLRALEEPARQIAFNAGFEGSVIVNTVLNNKEPRYGFNAATGEFVDDMIAAGIVDPAKVTRTALQNAASIGSLVLTTEAIIADKPEPKGPPAPAGAPDMGGMDF, from the coding sequence ATGCCCAAACAACTGATTTTTGACGAACAGGCCCGTCGTTCCCTCGAGCGCGGCGTCAATGCTGTGGCCAACGCAGTGAAAGTGACCCTCGGCCCCCGTGGTCGCAACGTGGTCATCGAGAAGAAATTCGGCAGCCCCACCATCACCAAAGACGGTGTGACCGTGGCCAAAGAAGTCGAACTCGAGGACAAACTCGAGAACATCGGCGCACAGCTGCTGAAAGAAGTGGCCTCCAAGACCAACGACATCACCGGTGACGGCACCACCACCGCAACCGTGCTGGGCCAGGCCATCATCAAAGAAGGTCTGCGCAACGTCGTGGCCGGAGCCAACCCCCTCGCCCTGAAGCGCGGCATTGAAAAAGCCGTTGCTGCTGCCGTTGAAGAAATTCAGCGTCTGGCCGTGCCCGTGGAAGACAGCAAAGCCATCCAGGAAGTCGCTGGCATCTCCGCCAATGATCCCGAAATCGGCAAAGAAATTGCCGACGCCATGGACCGCGTGGGCAAAGAAGGCGTGATCACCGTGGAGGAATCCCGTGGTCTGGCCACCGAAGTGGACGTCGTGGAAGGCATGCAGTTCGACAAGGGCTACATCTCCCCCTACTTCGTCACCAGCCCTGACAGCATGGAAGCCGTGCTGGAAGAAGCCTTCATCCTCATCAACGAGAAGAAGATTTCTGCCCTCAAAGACCTGCTTCCCGTGCTTGAGCGCGTAGCCCAGACGGGCCGCCCCCTGCTGATCATCTCCGAAGACCTCGAAGGTGAAGCCCTGGCCACCCTGGTGCTGAACAAACTGCGCGGCACCCTCAACATTGCTGCCGTCAAAGCCCCTGGCTTCGGTGACCGCCGCAAAGAAATGCTGAAAGACATCGCTGCTGTGACCGGCGGCGTGGTCATCTCCGAAGAACTCGGCTACAAGCTGGACAACACCACCCTGGACATGCTGGGCCGCGCCAAGCGCATCCGCATCAGCAAAGACAACACCACCATCATCGATGGTTACGGCCAGCAGGTGGAAATCGATGCTCGCGTCAACGCCATCAAGGCCGAACTCGACAGCACCGACAGCGACTACGCCCGTGAAAAACTGCAAGAGCGTCTCGCCAAACTGGCTGGCGGTGTTGCTGTGATCCGCGTGGGTGCTGCCACCGAAACCGAACTGAAAGAGAAGAAGCACCGCTACGAAGACGCCCTGTCCACTGCACGTTCTGCCGTGGAAGAAGGCATCGTCTCCGGTGGGGGCACCACCCTGCTGCGCGTGATTCCCGCTGTGCGCCAGCTCGCCGACAACCTTGAAGGCGACGAAGCCACCGGTGCCCGCATCCTGCTGCGCGCCCTTGAAGAGCCCGCCCGCCAGATTGCCTTCAACGCTGGTTTCGAAGGCAGCGTGATTGTCAACACCGTCCTGAACAACAAAGAACCCCGCTACGGCTTCAACGCTGCAACTGGTGAGTTCGTGGACGACATGATCGCCGCTGGCATCGTGGACCCCGCCAAAGTGACCCGCACCGCCCTGCAGAACGCTGCCTCCATCGGCAGCCTGGTGCTGACCACCGAAGCCATCATCGCCGACAAGCCCGAGCCCAAAGGTCCTCCTGCTCCCGCAGGCGCACCTGACATGGGTGGCATGGACTTCTAA